A single Micromonospora luteifusca DNA region contains:
- a CDS encoding substrate-binding domain-containing protein, whose product MRRSMAALAAVTLLSLTACATDEPAASPSGSAPAGSGTGDQSKFFVQADYDAELSLLTAAPTGPADKPWEQVLNPKMVDTAKFKKTGPHKICFSNAALNNPWRQVGFKTMQAEVEAQKSRIKEFVHVDAEGKDQKQIADINDLLGKDCDALIVSPNTTATLTPAVEAACQAGLPVVVFDRGVNTKCPVTFINPIGGYGFGHVGAEFVSQKMKPGGKVLALRILPGVDVLETRWSAAKVAFDKAKVDVVGVEFTDGDPAKTKKIVDDYIQRYGTIDGVWMDAGAVAVAAVEAFQDAGKPVPPMNGEDQLDFLKIWKDKNLTAIAPTYPTYQWRTPIIAALRILDGEQVSSPWKLPQPTVTQDNLDRYLDPSMPPLHYAMCGCTDLPGYPQRWK is encoded by the coding sequence GTGCGACGTTCCATGGCGGCTCTGGCCGCTGTCACCCTGCTGTCCCTCACGGCCTGTGCCACCGACGAGCCGGCCGCGAGCCCTTCGGGCAGTGCGCCCGCCGGCTCGGGCACCGGGGACCAGTCGAAGTTCTTTGTGCAGGCCGACTATGACGCCGAGCTTTCGCTGCTCACCGCGGCCCCGACGGGTCCCGCCGACAAGCCGTGGGAGCAGGTGCTCAATCCGAAGATGGTGGACACCGCCAAGTTCAAGAAGACGGGTCCGCACAAGATCTGCTTCTCGAACGCCGCGCTGAACAACCCCTGGCGGCAGGTCGGGTTCAAGACCATGCAGGCCGAGGTGGAGGCGCAGAAGAGTCGCATCAAGGAGTTCGTGCACGTCGACGCCGAGGGCAAGGACCAGAAGCAGATCGCGGACATCAACGACCTGCTCGGCAAGGACTGTGACGCGCTGATCGTCTCGCCGAACACCACCGCCACGCTCACCCCGGCCGTCGAGGCGGCCTGCCAGGCGGGGCTGCCGGTCGTCGTCTTCGACCGCGGCGTCAACACCAAGTGCCCGGTGACGTTCATCAACCCCATTGGCGGGTACGGGTTCGGTCACGTCGGAGCCGAGTTCGTCAGCCAGAAGATGAAGCCCGGTGGGAAGGTTCTCGCCCTGCGGATCCTCCCCGGCGTCGACGTGCTGGAAACCCGCTGGTCGGCGGCGAAGGTGGCGTTCGACAAGGCGAAGGTCGACGTCGTGGGCGTCGAGTTCACCGACGGTGATCCGGCCAAGACCAAGAAGATCGTCGACGACTACATCCAGCGGTACGGCACGATCGACGGCGTCTGGATGGATGCCGGAGCGGTGGCCGTCGCGGCGGTCGAGGCGTTTCAGGACGCGGGCAAGCCGGTTCCGCCGATGAACGGCGAGGACCAGCTCGACTTTCTGAAGATCTGGAAGGACAAGAACCTGACCGCGATCGCGCCGACCTACCCGACCTACCAGTGGCGGACGCCGATCATCGCGGCGCTGCGGATCCTCGACGGCGAGCAGGTGTCCAGCCCGTGGAAGCTGCCACAGCCGACCGTCACCCAGGACAACCTGGACCGGTACCTCGATCCGAGCATGCCGCCGCTGCACTACGCGATGTGCGGCTGCACCGACCTGCCCGGTTACCCGCAGCGCTGGAAGTAG
- a CDS encoding ABC transporter permease has protein sequence MSALSLLPARRPVPGVFVALTLTLAIGWLVVLMDGGQLFNQSTTVSLLHVAAGLGLVAVGQTLVILGGSLDLSVAYVISLSTLVAAETMNGSDGALLPAIGLALVVSAGVGLLNGLLVTKLRVNAFIATLGVGLLLKGYLDNGYDGPAGTTSPALVQSLGYQRIGPVPVSFLLLVAVTAAAWFALSKTRFGHHLVAVGGDPEVARLSGVRNDRILVTAHVLCSMCAGLAGVYLASRLGSGAPRVGTEGLYDLESIAAVVIGGTALAGGRGGVVGTVGGVLLLASIDAIFNQLEVDAFFKQVIRGAIIIAAVAVYARRAMRKAAA, from the coding sequence GTGAGCGCGCTGTCGTTGCTGCCGGCCCGCCGACCCGTGCCGGGTGTGTTCGTGGCCCTGACCCTCACTCTGGCGATCGGCTGGCTGGTTGTCCTGATGGACGGCGGTCAGCTCTTCAACCAGTCCACGACGGTGAGTCTCCTGCACGTCGCGGCAGGCCTCGGGCTCGTCGCTGTCGGCCAGACCCTGGTCATCCTGGGCGGCTCGCTCGACCTCTCCGTGGCGTACGTGATCAGCCTCAGCACTCTGGTCGCGGCCGAGACGATGAACGGCAGCGACGGCGCTCTGCTGCCGGCGATCGGCCTGGCGCTCGTCGTCAGCGCCGGCGTCGGGCTGCTCAACGGGCTCCTCGTCACCAAGCTCCGGGTCAACGCGTTCATCGCGACCCTCGGCGTCGGGCTGCTGCTCAAGGGGTACCTCGACAACGGCTACGACGGGCCGGCCGGCACCACTTCGCCCGCGCTCGTGCAGTCGCTCGGCTACCAGCGGATCGGCCCGGTGCCGGTGTCGTTCCTGCTGCTGGTCGCCGTGACCGCAGCGGCCTGGTTCGCGCTCTCGAAGACCCGCTTCGGCCACCATCTGGTCGCCGTCGGTGGGGATCCGGAGGTGGCCCGGCTCTCCGGCGTCCGCAACGACCGGATCCTCGTCACCGCCCACGTGCTGTGTTCGATGTGTGCCGGGCTCGCGGGTGTCTACCTCGCCAGTCGGCTCGGCTCGGGCGCGCCCCGGGTGGGCACCGAGGGCCTCTACGACCTGGAGTCGATCGCCGCGGTGGTCATCGGTGGGACCGCCCTCGCCGGTGGACGCGGCGGCGTCGTCGGCACGGTCGGGGGAGTGTTGCTGCTTGCCAGCATCGACGCGATCTTCAACCAGCTCGAGGTCGACGCCTTCTTCAAGCAGGTGATCCGGGGCGCGATCATCATCGCCGCGGTCGCCGTCTACGCCCGCAGGGCCATGCGAAAGGCGGCTGCCTAG
- a CDS encoding sugar ABC transporter ATP-binding protein — MSDSRPVPLLTLRGIGKSFLGVRVLGDVDLDVAPGEVHAVVGENGAGKSTLMKIVSGGYAPDEGTVEFAGEPRAFRGPRDAQRAGVGIIHQEFNLLPDRTVAENVYLGHEPVRRGLVDRRAMIERTRRLLDSIGETTLPADARVGQLGVAQQQVVEIAKALALDARLLIMDEPTAALADHEVELLYGLVRRLQARGIGLLYVSHRLTEVFDLSSRITVLKDGRRVTTVDTADTTGDELVRHMVGRALSSYYPDRARPDDLGPVRLTVSDAGNRKLRGVGLQLRAGEVLGVGGLQGSGRSALARALFGVSPFTTGDVTLDGRPIRLRSPRTAMRAGIAYVTEDRKGEGIVGRQSVLDNALLASRAVFAARSGRAARTARVREVLAAVEVRAAGDDQEIRFLSGGNQQKVVLARWLALNPRILLFDEPTRGIDVGAKSAIHDLVRRLASDGAAVLMISSDLPELLGMSDRIVVMRDGRIAGELPAGATEEDVVALAVGTVREVAQ, encoded by the coding sequence ATGTCAGACTCGCGGCCGGTGCCGCTGCTCACCCTTCGGGGGATTGGCAAGTCCTTCCTCGGAGTACGCGTTCTCGGCGATGTCGACCTCGACGTCGCGCCAGGTGAGGTCCACGCGGTCGTCGGTGAGAACGGCGCCGGGAAGTCGACTCTCATGAAGATCGTCTCGGGTGGGTACGCCCCGGACGAGGGCACCGTCGAGTTCGCCGGTGAACCGCGCGCGTTCCGAGGCCCACGCGACGCCCAGCGGGCTGGCGTCGGCATCATCCACCAGGAGTTCAACCTGCTCCCGGATCGCACCGTCGCGGAGAACGTCTACCTGGGGCACGAGCCGGTCCGTCGTGGTCTGGTCGACCGTCGGGCAATGATCGAACGCACCAGGCGACTGCTCGACTCGATCGGGGAGACCACGTTGCCGGCCGACGCCCGGGTGGGGCAGCTCGGTGTCGCACAGCAGCAGGTCGTCGAGATCGCCAAGGCTCTCGCCCTGGACGCGCGGCTGCTCATCATGGACGAGCCGACCGCCGCGCTGGCCGACCACGAGGTCGAGCTGCTCTACGGGTTGGTGCGCCGACTCCAGGCGCGGGGCATCGGTCTGCTGTACGTCTCGCACCGGCTCACGGAGGTCTTCGACCTGTCGAGCCGGATCACGGTCCTCAAGGACGGCCGTCGGGTCACCACCGTCGACACCGCGGACACCACCGGCGACGAGCTGGTGCGGCACATGGTCGGCCGCGCGCTGTCCAGCTACTACCCGGACCGGGCCCGCCCCGACGACCTCGGCCCGGTGCGGCTCACCGTCAGCGATGCGGGTAACCGGAAGCTGCGTGGCGTGGGCCTCCAGTTGCGCGCCGGCGAGGTCCTCGGCGTCGGCGGCCTCCAGGGCTCCGGGCGTTCGGCGCTGGCCCGCGCGCTCTTCGGGGTGTCGCCGTTCACCACCGGCGACGTCACGCTCGACGGCCGGCCGATCCGCCTGCGCTCACCCCGCACCGCGATGCGCGCCGGCATCGCCTACGTCACGGAGGACCGCAAGGGTGAGGGCATCGTCGGTCGGCAGTCGGTCCTCGACAACGCGCTGCTCGCCAGCCGGGCCGTCTTCGCGGCGCGATCCGGCCGCGCTGCCCGCACCGCCCGGGTACGCGAGGTGCTCGCCGCCGTGGAGGTTCGCGCCGCAGGGGACGACCAGGAGATCCGCTTTCTGTCCGGCGGCAACCAGCAGAAGGTCGTACTGGCCCGCTGGCTCGCGCTCAACCCGCGGATCCTGCTCTTCGACGAGCCGACCCGAGGCATCGACGTGGGTGCGAAGTCAGCCATCCACGACCTCGTCCGCCGCCTCGCCAGTGACGGCGCGGCCGTGCTGATGATCTCGTCTGATCTGCCGGAGCTGTTGGGGATGAGCGACCGGATCGTCGTGATGCGCGACGGCCGCATCGCGGGTGAACTGCCCGCCGGCGCGACCGAGGAGGACGTCGTCGCCCTGGCGGTCGGGACCGTGCGAGAGGTTGCCCAGTGA
- a CDS encoding sugar phosphate isomerase/epimerase family protein yields the protein MYAIGVNPWVWASPVDDKALAELIPRIASFGFDAVELPIEQPGDWDPVRTRDLLAEHGLVAAGVCAVTPPGRDLVNAAPAVVESTVAYLKGCVAVAAAVGAPCVGGPVYASVGRTWRMAPMARAACYAEFRRALAPVAEQAGECGVSIGVEALNRYETSVVNTIEQTVELIDGLPPNVGIMIDTYHMNIEEADPYAALSVAGPHIKHVQVSGTNRGAPGADHFDWPRFFTFLRDTGYQGAICIESFTAENETIATAAAIWRPLAPSQDRLATDGLRYLREILG from the coding sequence GTGTACGCCATCGGTGTCAACCCCTGGGTGTGGGCCTCGCCAGTCGACGACAAGGCCTTGGCCGAGTTGATCCCGCGGATCGCCTCGTTCGGCTTCGACGCGGTCGAACTGCCGATCGAGCAGCCGGGTGACTGGGACCCGGTCCGCACCCGGGACCTGCTGGCCGAGCATGGCCTCGTCGCGGCCGGCGTCTGTGCGGTCACCCCGCCTGGGCGGGACCTGGTAAACGCCGCACCGGCCGTCGTGGAGTCGACCGTCGCGTACCTCAAGGGGTGCGTGGCGGTCGCGGCGGCCGTAGGCGCGCCGTGCGTCGGCGGTCCCGTGTACGCCTCGGTCGGGCGCACCTGGCGGATGGCACCGATGGCTCGCGCGGCCTGCTACGCCGAGTTTCGGCGAGCCCTGGCGCCGGTGGCCGAGCAGGCGGGCGAGTGCGGCGTGAGCATCGGTGTCGAGGCGTTGAACCGCTACGAGACGAGCGTCGTCAACACGATCGAGCAGACGGTCGAGCTCATCGACGGTCTTCCTCCGAACGTCGGCATCATGATCGATACCTATCACATGAACATCGAGGAGGCCGATCCCTACGCGGCCCTCTCGGTCGCCGGCCCGCACATCAAGCACGTCCAGGTCAGCGGGACCAACCGGGGCGCACCCGGTGCGGACCACTTCGACTGGCCCCGTTTCTTCACCTTTCTGCGGGACACCGGCTATCAGGGTGCGATCTGCATCGAGTCGTTCACGGCGGAGAACGAGACCATCGCGACCGCCGCGGCGATCTGGCGTCCGTTGGCGCCCTCACAGGACCGTCTCGCCACGGACGGCCTGCGCTATCTCCGGGAGATCCTCGGGTGA
- a CDS encoding ABC transporter permease, with protein MQTVQRRTLPLRLPRVRPGGVLPILAILAVLLVLVGIRQPDFLSPPSLMSFLGRSAPIILLAAGQYFVIVSGEFDLSVGSLVTAQVVVAARLIDGDPTRTWPVVLLLLAFGALVGLVNGLITTRLRVPSFITTLGMFLILVGAVYLWSDGAPKGGLSEEFRRFGRRAFEDVPLLGRVPYALLVLLALAAVAVLLMRSDFGRTLVAVGDNPRTAELSGVRVWRTRTIAFILSGLAAAAAAILLGGYSGVSFQAGAGLEFGAITAVVLGGVALGGGRGSVVGAMLGALTLELLFALMNFYGVSGALRSTVQGAIILLAVAVSATRSSSR; from the coding sequence ATGCAGACCGTTCAGCGTCGTACGTTGCCGCTGCGTCTCCCGCGGGTCCGCCCCGGTGGTGTCCTGCCGATCCTCGCGATTCTCGCGGTGCTGTTGGTGCTCGTCGGCATCCGGCAGCCCGACTTCCTCTCCCCACCGTCGCTGATGTCGTTCCTCGGTCGTTCGGCGCCGATCATCCTGCTCGCCGCCGGCCAGTACTTCGTGATCGTCTCCGGAGAGTTCGACCTCTCGGTCGGTTCCCTGGTCACCGCGCAGGTGGTCGTCGCTGCCCGGCTGATCGACGGCGATCCGACGCGCACGTGGCCGGTGGTGCTGCTCCTGCTTGCCTTCGGAGCACTCGTCGGGCTGGTCAACGGCCTGATCACGACGCGGCTGCGGGTGCCGTCGTTCATCACCACCCTCGGCATGTTCCTGATCCTCGTCGGCGCGGTCTATCTGTGGTCCGACGGCGCCCCGAAGGGTGGGCTGTCCGAGGAGTTCCGGCGGTTCGGTCGGCGGGCCTTCGAGGACGTGCCGCTGCTCGGTCGCGTGCCGTACGCGCTGTTGGTCCTTCTGGCTCTGGCGGCGGTGGCCGTGCTGCTGATGCGGTCCGACTTCGGCCGGACGCTGGTCGCCGTCGGTGACAACCCGCGTACCGCCGAGTTGAGCGGGGTGCGCGTCTGGCGTACCCGAACGATCGCCTTCATCCTCAGCGGGCTCGCGGCGGCGGCTGCGGCGATCCTCCTGGGCGGCTACAGCGGCGTGTCGTTCCAGGCCGGCGCCGGCCTGGAATTCGGCGCGATCACCGCGGTCGTCCTCGGTGGCGTCGCGTTGGGCGGGGGCCGAGGCTCGGTCGTCGGCGCGATGCTCGGGGCGCTGACCCTCGAACTGCTTTTCGCCCTCATGAATTTCTACGGCGTCTCCGGCGCCCTCAGGTCGACCGTCCAGGGCGCGATCATCCTGCTCGCCGTGGCGGTCTCGGCAACACGTTCTTCGTCGAGATAA
- a CDS encoding ThuA domain-containing protein: MRRNTLLISVIAGLLLALGLAPPASAAPAFRALLFTKTAGYRHDSIPAGIAMFQQQAAANNFELVATEDSSVFTASNLATFDVIIMFQTSGMVWTSAAQRQAVEGYLASGKGIVGIHNATDMGIDTEYPWWDQTINGGAHMPEHSPGVLPGTAIVADKQHPSTAGLPDRWNRSEEWYNFDSNPRGKVHVLVTADERTYNPGSRAMGPDHPISWCRNTAGGRVWATAMGHAIDSYSETNFRNHVLGGVKWAAGNVAGDCGGTVWGNFEKRTLDDNTVDPMAMAVAPDGRVFYAQRGGQLKIFKPSTNSTVTAGTLSVYTGGEDGLTGMALDPNFATNGYVYLYHSPASSSTDVNRVSRYTLSGDTLNMSSGVTIIDIPAYRDRTFPEPGHTGGYIEFGPDGNLFIGTGDDTPPNLDPNWQGYAPLDWRSGKSNLDAARSAGNTNDLRGKLLRIRPSASGGYTIPTGNLYPQGTAQTKPEIYAMGFRNPFRFSIDPANGWVYLADYGPDRNPPTTNRGPEGLVELNVIKTPGNYGWPFCHGNNQPYAPFNPDTGVVGAKFNCSAPVNNSPNNTGLTSLKPVVMPNMWYGYPASTTFPELGSGGSAPMGGPVYRYDAANPSATKFPPYYDGVHFFYEWSRSYVKEVHFDSSSAVTRTNPFLPGGGFNKPMDMEFGKDGSLYLLEWGTNFGGGNSDSGLYRIDYIQGGRSPIVKATGTPTSGTAPLTVQFSSAGTSDPDGNTLSYQWTFGDGTTSTAANPSKVYTANGNYTAQLKVTDSTGKTGFANVQITVGNSAPVVTITTPSNGGMLTFGDKVSYQINVTDPDGGTVDCSKVVLNPALGHDDHAHETTEYPGCSGTISTDLLGGHPDGANLFYVLNARYTDSGGAGGAAPLTGTAQAILQPKHKQSEYFSSQSGIRVVDQAAAESTKRVGDISTNDWIAFSPMSLAGISTVSYRLSSPSGGGSIELRAGSPTGTLLATTTVPSTGGWDNYQSTAPVSVAASSGTQTLYMVFKNSSNSFDLDSHTFGGNGVGTPGTGTGGGLAGKTWTVTAQHSNKLMDVSGVSTADGAQITQWASTGGNNQKWQAVDAGSGAVYLKAVHSGKCVEVVGSSTAAGAFLQQATCNNGNQQKFTATATGTSGVYTVRNVLSGLCVDVNGAATTDGARLLQWTCHSAANQQWRFTAV; the protein is encoded by the coding sequence ATGCGTCGCAACACATTGCTCATCTCAGTGATCGCCGGCCTGTTGCTGGCGCTCGGGCTCGCCCCACCCGCGTCGGCGGCCCCGGCCTTCCGCGCCCTGCTGTTCACCAAGACCGCCGGCTACCGGCACGACTCGATCCCCGCCGGGATCGCGATGTTCCAGCAGCAGGCCGCGGCGAACAACTTCGAGCTGGTGGCGACCGAGGACTCGAGTGTCTTCACCGCCAGCAACCTGGCGACCTTCGACGTCATCATCATGTTCCAGACCTCCGGCATGGTCTGGACCTCGGCGGCCCAGCGCCAGGCGGTGGAGGGTTACCTCGCCAGCGGCAAGGGCATCGTCGGCATCCACAACGCCACCGACATGGGCATCGACACCGAGTACCCGTGGTGGGACCAGACCATCAACGGCGGCGCCCACATGCCCGAGCACTCCCCCGGCGTGCTCCCCGGCACCGCCATCGTCGCCGACAAGCAGCACCCGTCGACGGCCGGGCTGCCGGATCGCTGGAACCGCAGCGAGGAGTGGTACAACTTCGACTCCAACCCGCGCGGCAAGGTGCACGTTCTGGTGACCGCCGACGAGCGCACGTACAACCCCGGATCTCGGGCGATGGGCCCGGACCACCCGATCTCCTGGTGTCGCAACACCGCTGGCGGGCGGGTGTGGGCCACCGCGATGGGCCACGCGATCGACTCCTACAGCGAGACGAACTTCCGCAACCACGTGCTCGGTGGCGTGAAGTGGGCCGCCGGTAACGTCGCCGGCGACTGCGGCGGCACCGTCTGGGGCAACTTCGAGAAGCGCACCCTCGACGACAACACCGTCGACCCGATGGCGATGGCGGTGGCCCCGGACGGACGGGTGTTCTACGCCCAGCGCGGCGGGCAGTTGAAGATCTTCAAGCCCTCCACCAACAGCACCGTGACCGCCGGGACGCTGAGCGTCTACACCGGCGGCGAGGACGGTCTCACCGGTATGGCGCTCGACCCCAACTTCGCCACCAACGGGTACGTGTACCTGTACCACTCGCCGGCGAGCAGCTCGACCGACGTCAACCGCGTCTCCCGCTACACGCTCAGCGGTGACACGCTGAACATGTCCAGCGGTGTGACGATCATCGACATTCCGGCCTACCGTGACCGGACGTTCCCCGAGCCCGGCCACACCGGCGGTTACATCGAGTTCGGCCCGGACGGCAACCTCTTCATCGGCACCGGTGACGACACGCCGCCGAACCTCGACCCCAACTGGCAGGGTTACGCCCCGCTGGACTGGCGCTCGGGCAAGTCCAACCTGGACGCCGCCCGGTCCGCGGGCAACACCAACGACCTGCGCGGCAAGCTGCTGCGCATCCGGCCCTCGGCCAGCGGCGGCTACACCATCCCGACGGGCAACCTTTACCCCCAGGGCACCGCACAGACCAAGCCGGAAATCTACGCGATGGGCTTCCGCAACCCGTTCCGCTTCTCGATCGACCCCGCCAACGGCTGGGTCTACCTGGCGGACTACGGACCCGACCGCAACCCGCCCACCACCAACCGTGGCCCGGAGGGCCTCGTCGAGTTGAACGTGATCAAGACGCCCGGCAACTACGGCTGGCCGTTCTGTCACGGTAACAACCAGCCCTACGCGCCGTTCAACCCGGACACCGGCGTCGTCGGCGCGAAGTTCAACTGCTCGGCACCGGTCAACAACTCGCCCAACAACACCGGGCTGACCAGCCTGAAGCCGGTCGTCATGCCCAACATGTGGTATGGCTACCCCGCCTCGACGACCTTCCCGGAGCTGGGCTCCGGCGGCTCCGCGCCGATGGGCGGGCCGGTCTACCGGTACGACGCGGCCAACCCGTCCGCGACGAAGTTCCCGCCCTACTACGACGGCGTGCACTTCTTCTACGAGTGGTCGCGCAGCTACGTCAAGGAGGTGCACTTCGACTCCTCCTCGGCGGTGACCCGCACCAACCCGTTCCTGCCCGGTGGTGGGTTCAACAAGCCGATGGACATGGAGTTCGGCAAGGACGGCTCGCTCTACCTGCTGGAGTGGGGCACCAACTTCGGTGGCGGCAACAGCGACTCCGGGCTCTACCGGATCGACTACATCCAGGGCGGCCGGTCCCCGATCGTCAAGGCCACCGGCACGCCCACCAGTGGCACCGCACCGCTGACCGTCCAGTTCAGCAGTGCCGGCACGTCCGACCCGGACGGCAACACGCTGAGCTACCAGTGGACGTTCGGCGACGGCACCACCTCCACGGCGGCCAACCCGTCGAAGGTGTACACCGCCAACGGCAACTACACGGCCCAGTTGAAGGTCACCGACAGCACCGGTAAGACGGGCTTCGCCAACGTCCAGATCACCGTCGGCAACAGCGCGCCGGTGGTCACCATCACCACACCGTCCAACGGCGGCATGCTCACGTTCGGTGACAAGGTGTCGTACCAGATCAACGTCACCGATCCGGACGGCGGCACTGTCGACTGCTCGAAGGTGGTCCTCAACCCGGCGCTGGGTCACGACGACCACGCGCACGAGACCACCGAGTACCCGGGCTGCTCGGGCACCATCTCGACCGACCTGCTCGGCGGGCACCCCGATGGCGCCAACCTGTTCTACGTGCTGAACGCGCGGTACACCGACAGCGGCGGTGCGGGGGGTGCGGCTCCGCTCACCGGCACCGCGCAGGCGATCCTCCAGCCGAAGCACAAGCAGTCCGAGTACTTCAGCAGCCAGTCCGGCATCCGGGTCGTCGACCAGGCGGCGGCGGAGAGCACCAAGCGCGTCGGTGACATCTCCACCAACGACTGGATCGCGTTCAGCCCGATGAGCCTGGCGGGCATCTCGACCGTCAGCTACCGGCTGTCGTCGCCGTCCGGTGGCGGCTCGATCGAGCTGCGCGCCGGCTCGCCGACCGGCACGCTGCTGGCCACCACCACGGTGCCCAGCACCGGCGGTTGGGACAACTACCAGTCCACGGCACCGGTGAGCGTCGCCGCGTCCAGCGGGACACAGACGCTCTACATGGTGTTCAAGAACAGCAGCAACTCGTTCGATCTGGACTCGCACACCTTCGGTGGAAACGGCGTCGGGACACCCGGCACCGGCACCGGCGGTGGCCTGGCGGGGAAGACCTGGACGGTCACGGCGCAGCACAGCAACAAGCTGATGGACGTCAGCGGTGTCTCCACCGCCGACGGTGCCCAGATCACCCAGTGGGCGTCCACCGGCGGCAACAACCAGAAGTGGCAGGCGGTCGACGCCGGCAGCGGTGCGGTCTACCTGAAGGCGGTGCACAGCGGCAAGTGCGTCGAGGTGGTCGGCAGTTCCACCGCGGCGGGTGCCTTCCTCCAGCAGGCCACCTGCAACAACGGCAACCAGCAGAAGTTCACCGCCACCGCGACGGGTACCTCCGGTGTTTACACGGTGCGCAATGTGCTGAGCGGGCTCTGCGTGGACGTCAACGGCGCCGCCACCACCGACGGCGCCCGACTGTTGCAGTGGACCTGCCACAGTGCCGCCAACCAGCAGTGGCGGTTCACCGCGGTGTGA